The Burkholderia lata genome contains a region encoding:
- the tolR gene encoding protein TolR, producing MAGSPIRSSMRGGRSRRAMADINVVPYIDVMLVLLVIFMVTAPLVAPSIINLPTVGNAAPQEQTPPVVVNIKADRTMSVKYKGDSGATQEDTMTKAELDSFIVARQADHPDQPVVIAADKTVQYDAVMTVMSDLKARGVKRVGLLVKSQ from the coding sequence TCCCATCCGTTCCAGCATGCGCGGCGGCCGCTCGCGCCGCGCAATGGCCGACATCAACGTCGTGCCGTACATCGACGTGATGCTGGTGCTGCTCGTGATCTTCATGGTCACCGCACCGCTCGTCGCCCCGTCGATCATCAACCTGCCGACCGTCGGCAACGCCGCGCCGCAGGAGCAGACGCCGCCCGTCGTCGTCAACATCAAGGCCGACCGCACGATGAGCGTCAAGTACAAGGGCGACTCGGGCGCGACCCAGGAAGACACGATGACGAAGGCCGAGCTCGACAGCTTCATCGTCGCCCGGCAGGCTGACCATCCGGACCAGCCGGTCGTGATCGCGGCCGACAAGACCGTGCAGTACGATGCCGTCATGACCGTGATGTCCGATCTGAAGGCGCGCGGCGTCAAGCGCGTCGGCCTCCTCGTCAAATCGCAATGA